A single window of Leptospiraceae bacterium DNA harbors:
- a CDS encoding response regulator, which yields MTLKQLKNIKISNTIMESLILNQFKKLGDQNKSNLFDKIYESNFSNLIIGLVALFVLHIPILYLDYTKYRDGLWVSNLGYKYIFFMHGLLYAFLTFSFFLYLLFSKRIPSWNFRNFYCYTISFVLQIWCAFFSAIDQMLFGDISIFIISVFCLPVFFKFKFGLEFMKLGFAQALFIFIIPIFQSVPERTEGLWVNSTVAVMLAFIASRISFSFKIRELASHAIILQQKEELTAEKTKGEIATQNKNEFIANMSHEIQSQMNGVIGILQLLDGTKLSEEQKEYVTILDSSVKNLLTLISDILDFTRMEAGNTELEHNPFDLPHLIKEILSISSSIASLNNNVIKYTISPDVPKFISGDRIRLSQILLNLLANAVKFTKSGRIDLSVAIKEKKDFKLILEFEVRDSGIGIPASRIDTIFEMYTKGEISNSRQYKGSGLGLAISKRLVEMMHGAIGVNSLEGKGSIFHFTIETEDCDSIHKDTASSDNTIPEPNKQEVKLIKIPLKILLVDDNEINIKLGKKVFEKLGYNVKTAYDGMEAVEICQTNDFDIIFMDLRMPVLNGFEATEQINKTKKHSTDKPLIIALSANTNNFDREKCINLGMVDFITKPLDVSRIREYIFHIVQKYKISQ from the coding sequence TTGACTCTAAAACAACTTAAGAACATAAAAATTTCTAATACGATAATGGAAAGTCTGATTCTAAATCAATTTAAAAAGCTAGGCGATCAAAACAAATCGAATTTATTCGATAAAATTTATGAATCCAATTTTTCCAATTTGATTATTGGACTCGTTGCTCTTTTTGTTCTGCATATTCCAATTTTGTATCTAGATTATACTAAATATCGAGACGGGCTTTGGGTTTCAAACCTTGGCTATAAATATATCTTTTTTATGCATGGTTTACTCTATGCATTTTTAACTTTTTCATTTTTTCTATACCTACTCTTTTCAAAAAGAATACCAAGCTGGAATTTTCGAAATTTTTATTGTTACACAATATCCTTTGTGCTTCAGATTTGGTGCGCTTTTTTTTCTGCGATCGATCAAATGCTATTTGGTGATATTTCAATATTTATTATATCTGTTTTCTGCTTACCCGTTTTTTTTAAATTCAAATTCGGTTTAGAATTCATGAAGCTGGGCTTTGCACAAGCATTGTTCATTTTCATAATTCCAATATTTCAAAGTGTTCCAGAGAGAACAGAAGGACTCTGGGTTAACTCTACAGTAGCCGTTATGCTTGCATTTATCGCATCTAGAATCAGCTTTAGTTTTAAAATTCGCGAACTTGCATCTCATGCGATCATATTGCAGCAAAAGGAAGAGCTTACAGCGGAAAAAACAAAAGGAGAAATCGCCACTCAAAACAAAAATGAATTCATTGCAAATATGAGTCATGAGATACAAAGTCAAATGAATGGAGTGATAGGTATTCTACAACTTTTGGATGGCACGAAATTAAGTGAGGAGCAAAAAGAATACGTTACAATTCTTGATTCAAGTGTAAAAAACTTACTTACACTTATAAGCGATATACTTGATTTCACAAGAATGGAAGCAGGCAATACGGAACTAGAACACAACCCATTTGATTTACCACATCTTATAAAAGAAATTTTATCTATTTCATCTAGCATTGCCTCCTTAAATAATAATGTTATAAAATATACTATTTCGCCTGACGTTCCAAAATTCATTTCGGGAGACAGGATTCGATTATCTCAGATACTTTTAAACCTCCTGGCAAATGCAGTGAAGTTCACAAAATCAGGTCGTATAGATTTGAGTGTAGCAATTAAAGAAAAGAAAGATTTCAAACTCATATTAGAATTTGAAGTTAGAGATTCTGGAATAGGAATTCCTGCTTCAAGAATTGATACAATTTTTGAAATGTATACGAAAGGAGAAATTTCTAATTCTAGACAATACAAAGGCTCTGGGCTTGGTCTCGCAATCAGCAAACGCTTAGTTGAAATGATGCATGGCGCTATAGGTGTAAATAGTCTGGAAGGTAAAGGAAGTATTTTTCATTTTACAATTGAAACTGAAGACTGTGACAGTATTCATAAGGATACCGCTTCAAGTGATAATACAATTCCTGAACCGAATAAGCAAGAAGTAAAACTAATTAAGATTCCTTTAAAGATATTATTAGTTGATGATAACGAAATCAATATTAAGCTTGGAAAGAAAGTTTTCGAGAAATTGGGCTACAATGTAAAAACAGCTTACGATGGTATGGAAGCTGTTGAAATCTGCCAAACCAATGATTTTGATATTATTTTCATGGATTTAAGAATGCCAGTTTTGAATGGATTTGAAGCCACAGAGCAAATCAATAAAACAAAAAAACATTCTACTGATAAACCTTTAATTATTGCTTTATCGGCAAATACTAATAATTTTGATCGGGAGAAATGCATTAATCTGGGAATGGTTGACTTTATAACGAAACCCTTAGATGTATCTAGAATTAGAGAATACATTTTTCACATTGTGCAAAAATATAAAATTTCACAATGA
- a CDS encoding (2Fe-2S) ferredoxin domain-containing protein, with translation MSQFYEKHIFVCENIREGENARVSCGKHNSKKIREYLKQKIKEVAPGRNIRINMSGCLDRCELGPVQVAYPDGDWFALKTESDVDQFIKHYIQENSLSALGNLGIKL, from the coding sequence ATGAGTCAATTTTATGAAAAGCATATTTTTGTTTGTGAAAATATTAGAGAAGGCGAAAATGCTCGAGTTTCTTGCGGAAAGCATAATTCCAAGAAAATAAGAGAGTATTTAAAGCAAAAAATCAAAGAAGTTGCACCGGGTAGAAATATTCGAATCAATATGAGTGGTTGCTTAGACCGTTGTGAATTGGGACCTGTCCAAGTCGCTTACCCGGACGGGGATTGGTTTGCCTTGAAAACGGAATCGGATGTGGATCAGTTTATTAAACACTATATCCAAGAAAATTCTTTGAGTGCTTTAGGGAATTTAGGAATAAAATTATAA
- a CDS encoding sterol desaturase family protein, protein MENSPITPQLLATVWFINFSLMTIRYLLFAGVAYSFFWIWKREKWQYKRTQMDYPDKSKLWYEFKYSMITMTVFAFVGVGVFTAKKYGFTFLYTDISEFGIGYFILSIIVAILIHDTFFYWGHRLMHHKSIFKYVHKVHHNSTNPSPWAAFSFHPYESVIEALIVPILVVIMPIHPLAILAFLLYMTFMNVLGHLGFELYPKGFTTHWLWKWNNTSTHHNMHHRFFNCNYGLYFNFWDRVMGTNHPNYHKVFEEVTSRKPIMEA, encoded by the coding sequence ATGGAAAATTCACCGATTACACCTCAACTACTAGCTACAGTTTGGTTCATTAATTTTTCTCTTATGACGATTCGCTATCTTTTATTTGCTGGAGTTGCTTATTCTTTTTTCTGGATTTGGAAAAGAGAAAAATGGCAGTATAAAAGAACACAAATGGATTATCCAGATAAATCCAAACTTTGGTATGAATTCAAATATTCAATGATAACTATGACAGTTTTTGCATTCGTAGGCGTTGGAGTATTTACGGCAAAGAAATATGGTTTTACATTTTTATACACTGATATTTCTGAATTTGGAATTGGATATTTTATTTTGAGCATAATTGTGGCTATCCTCATTCATGATACATTTTTTTATTGGGGTCATCGACTTATGCATCATAAATCCATTTTTAAATATGTCCATAAAGTTCATCATAATTCAACAAATCCATCCCCGTGGGCAGCGTTTTCTTTTCATCCATATGAAAGCGTTATTGAAGCTTTGATTGTTCCTATTCTTGTTGTGATCATGCCGATTCATCCTCTGGCGATATTGGCATTTCTACTGTATATGACATTTATGAACGTGTTAGGACATTTGGGATTTGAATTGTATCCGAAGGGTTTTACAACTCATTGGCTTTGGAAATGGAACAATACTTCAACCCATCACAATATGCATCATAGATTTTTTAATTGTAACTACGGTTTGTATTTCAATTTTTGGGATAGAGTCATGGGAACAAATCACCCAAACTACCATAAAGTATTTGAAGAAGTAACTTCTAGAAAGCCTATTATGGAAGCTTAG
- a CDS encoding glycogen-binding domain-containing protein, with protein MPESKKKKIKIIQRKPSRKKYLLLFLFLSLFGFGVIGQDTVDWVGSYSSKELEGTEEKVTNNKIYFYWQIASLKRAIPPRYIKMIDIDAYAKRGQFLNSGILFTYNGLKNSDVSICGNFSSWRCIPMTKNKFGVFHALIPANFKNRKEEAVVSYEYKFKVDNLFDFDVENSNRHSDGAGSYYSEYLLENFDFEKHISARVISDEMTEDLDFITVEFQIYKPNASVISLVGNFNQWNPEHDYLQKDRNGIFKLRKKLRPGEYLYNYIVDGEKILDTYNSETRHRVETDELSSYLKVIDNKFSSL; from the coding sequence ATGCCTGAATCCAAAAAAAAGAAAATAAAAATCATCCAGAGAAAACCTTCTCGGAAGAAATATTTACTCCTATTTTTATTCTTATCCTTATTCGGATTTGGCGTCATTGGACAAGACACTGTTGATTGGGTCGGCTCTTATTCCAGCAAGGAATTAGAAGGAACAGAAGAGAAAGTTACCAATAACAAAATCTATTTTTATTGGCAGATTGCTAGCTTAAAGAGAGCCATTCCCCCTCGCTACATTAAAATGATTGATATTGACGCTTACGCAAAGCGTGGACAATTTTTAAATTCAGGAATCCTTTTTACTTACAATGGATTGAAAAACTCAGATGTTTCCATCTGTGGAAATTTTTCTTCTTGGCGTTGCATTCCAATGACAAAGAACAAATTCGGTGTTTTTCATGCACTCATTCCAGCAAATTTTAAGAATAGAAAAGAAGAAGCTGTAGTCTCTTATGAATACAAATTCAAAGTAGATAATCTCTTTGACTTTGATGTCGAAAATTCCAATCGTCACTCAGATGGAGCTGGTTCTTATTACTCCGAATATCTTCTAGAAAATTTTGATTTCGAAAAGCATATCTCGGCTCGTGTAATTTCTGATGAAATGACAGAGGACTTAGATTTCATTACAGTAGAATTCCAAATTTACAAACCAAATGCATCCGTAATTTCTTTAGTGGGAAATTTCAATCAATGGAATCCCGAACATGATTATCTTCAAAAAGATAGAAATGGAATTTTTAAACTCAGAAAAAAACTTCGTCCAGGTGAATATCTATACAACTACATTGTGGACGGAGAAAAGATTTTAGATACCTACAATTCCGAAACTCGCCATCGCGTAGAAACGGATGAACTATCCTCTTATCTCAAAGTAATAGATAATAAATTTTCTTCTCTTTAA
- a CDS encoding transcriptional regulator, translating to MHGVGAITEVSKKTILGKKRDCYSLEIQSSKMKVMIPVDKAKQVGIRGIIPKREIKKVLNLLMKDEVDTEEDWKIRYQNNMNKIKSGSIYEVADVCRNLFRRANGKELSIMERKLYENAYNLVKTEIALSKGVPQEEAGNIVSDILASSVQPLQQAAAIVDVE from the coding sequence ATGCATGGCGTTGGTGCTATCACGGAAGTGAGCAAAAAGACAATTCTAGGCAAAAAGCGTGACTGCTATAGCCTCGAGATACAGTCCTCGAAAATGAAAGTTATGATACCCGTCGATAAGGCAAAACAGGTCGGGATTCGAGGAATTATACCCAAGAGAGAAATAAAAAAAGTTCTCAACCTATTAATGAAAGATGAAGTCGACACAGAAGAAGACTGGAAGATTAGATACCAAAACAATATGAACAAGATAAAATCCGGTTCTATCTATGAAGTAGCTGATGTTTGTAGAAACCTTTTCCGTAGAGCAAATGGCAAGGAATTGTCAATCATGGAAAGAAAGCTATATGAAAATGCTTATAATTTAGTGAAAACAGAAATAGCTTTGAGTAAAGGTGTTCCTCAAGAAGAAGCCGGCAATATTGTTTCTGATATTTTAGCAAGTTCAGTGCAACCGCTTCAACAAGCAGCGGCAATTGTGGATGTAGAATAA